In Clostridium ljungdahlii DSM 13528, the genomic window AGCATTTTTCAATTCTTCTAAAAGTTTTTTATACATGTCTTCCCCTGACGAGAAGTAATCAACTTTTGTATTTATATAGCATCCATAGTCACTAATATTTTTTATAAGTCTTGTTTCATTGTATCTCATTTTATTTTCATTTTTAAAAGAAGAAAGCATATCTTGGTCTTCTTTTGGAAATACGTCTTTATCCAATTCTATTTTGTTTATCTTATTAAAGTTACGTTTTATTCCAATCATGGAAAAAATATAAATAAGTGCTCCCACTACTGGAATGAGAAGAATTAAAACTATCCAGCTTATTTTATAAGAAGTATTTTTATCCTTATAGTTTAAATGAATTACGAAAATGACACTTATGATTTCAAAAAAGACAAAGTAATATATTAAGGATATATTAAATGAATTGAAAACTAGTGCAATAGCTACAAATTGAAACATTGTCCAAAATATTAAAATTACAAATTTAAAAACTGCCACAAATATTCTTCTTTCACCCAATAGCAGCACCTACTTTTCAAGTTTTTATTCTATTTTATCATAAACTATGTTAATGAAAAAGATTAAGATTTCCTTTTAAAAGAAGTACCACAATTTTTACATGTTATGGTTATCTTTCCTTTGTGTCTAGGAACTCTTAATTTTTGGGAGCAATTTGGACACTTAAATATTTTATACTGTTTATGATTGTTCATAGAATAGGTAAACCCACTAAACCTTTTAGCTAGAGGTGAGATGAAATTTTCATAAGCCTCAAGTTCCTTGTATCTCCTGTATTTATTCCTTGAAAGGCACCTCCAGGTACTGTATATGAAAAATACAAACCCTAGTGTAGCTGTACGTCTAAATAAAGATAGAACAATTCCGCCAATATAAAGGTGGGTAGAAAGTTTATCAATACCATAACTTTCTCTAAAATAATAAGAAAGTTTATTTAAAAAATTTCTCAAAGTAATCGCCTCTTTAAATTAGATTGATATTCATAGGTTTACATAATATTCTATTTAACTTCTAGATAATTATACAGTATAATTAGTACTTTTGCATTAGACAAGAAGCTTAATTAATCTTATGTTCATAATTGAAATTGCAATTAAAAAGTAATATTATCAATGAATAAGATAAAATTTGGGGAGTGTGTCCATTGAAATATATGAAAAAATATATACATAAATACTGGAAAGGTTTTTGCCTTGCTATATTTTGTCTTGCTGTGGAAGCAATGTGTGATTTGATACAGCCTACTATAATGTCAAAAATAGTAGATATAGGTGTAGCAAATAAGAATATGGATTACATAGTTAAACACGGATTTATAATGCTGACAGTTACAGGATTAGGTGCTTTAGGTGCATCAGGACGTAATATTTTATCTGGAAGTGTATCTCAAAAATTTAGTAGGGATTTAAGGGCAGATTTATTTAAAAAAATTCAGAGTTTTTCACTTAATAGTATTGATAAATTTAAAAGCAGTTCACTTATAACACGTCTTACCAATGATGTAACTCAAGTTCAAAATTTTGTCAATGGACTTATGAGGATATTTGTAAAGGCTCCTATTGTTTGTATTGGAAGTATTATTATGGCGTCCAAGCTGAATTTACATTTAGCAGTGATATTGTTTATTATAATACCAATTATAGTTTTACTTATATTCTTAAATATGAAAATAGGCTATCCCTATTTTATGAAGGTTCAAGTATCACTTGATAAAATAAATTCTGTTATGAGAGAATATTTGTCTGGAGTAAGGGTGGTAAAGGCATTTAACAGATTTAATTATGAAAGTGAAAAATTTGAAATTGCAAATAAAAATTTAGGAAAATTAACTACAACTGCAATGCGTATCATGTCTTTATTTTCTCCAGGAAGAAATTTGGTTATCAATATAGGAATAGTATGTGTTTTGTGGATTGGTGGAAAGTATGTAGAGGCAGGAGATATTCAGGTAGGGAAAATAATTGCTTTTACTAATTATATGACGCAAATACTTTTTTCTATTATGATGATATCTGCTGTATTTAATGTATTTGCTAGATCTAAAGCTTCAGCAGTTAGAATTTTTGAGGTATTGGATGAGGAGAATGACGTAGAGCTTAATGAAGTCTCTACAAATTTTACTGAAAAAGGTAGAATAGATTTTGAAAATGTATGCTTTTCCTATTCAGATGGACATCAAGTTATAAATAATATTAGTTTTACCTGTATGCCAGGAGAAACAATAGGTATTGTTGGCCCTACGGGTTCAGGTAAAAGCAGTTTGGTGCATTTAATACCTAGATTTTATAATGTAACTTCTGGAACGATAAAAATTGATGGAGTGAATGTACATAATATAGATGAAAAAGCTTTGATGGATAAAATAGCTTTAGTGCCTCAAAAAACAACATTGTTTACTGGAACTGTTTTTGAGAATATAAGATGGGGCAAAAAAAATGCTTCTCTAGAAGAAGTAAAAAAAGTCTGTGAAATTGCAGAAGTTAATGAATTTATAGATAGGTTCCCTGAAAAGTATGATACTAAAATTGGACAAGAAGGAATTAATTTTTCAGGTGGGCAAAAACAGAGGATTTCCATAGCACGTGCACTTATTAAAAGTCCCGAAGTACTTATATTTGATGACTGTACAAGTGCATTAGATGCAGTTACAGAAGCTAAGATAAGAGAAAATTTAAGAAAAGGTTTAGAAAATTTAACGTGTATCATAATTTCACAGAAAATATCTTCTATAATGTGGGCAGATAAAATACTTGTAATTGATGGTGGAAAATTAATAGGTATTGGAAAACATGATGAACTTGTGAAAACCTGTAAGACTTATGAAGACATATTAATATCTCAGTTTGGAAAGGAGAATATATAGAGGATATGGGAAAATATGATAGAAATAATATAACAGTTCCTTTAGGTGCTAGAAAGAGAGGAAGGGGAAGAAGACTTGGACCTGTAGAAAAACCAAAAAATTTAAGAAAAACGATTCTAAGACTGTGGAAATATTTTGGAAGTGAGAGAAAATTACTAGTTATAATACTCATATCTGTAATAATAGATTCTGTAGTAGGACTTATAGGACCTTATCTTATAGGAAGAGCTATTGATGCCATGTCAGAATCCTATGGAAAAGTAAACTTTAATATGCTTTGGATAATGATTATGTTGCTTTTATTAACTTATGTAGTGGATGCTATTTTAACTTTTTTTCAGGGATGGATTATGTCAGGGGTAGCCCAGCGGATAATAATGGGTCTTAGAAAAAATTTATTTGGCAAACTTCAAAAGCTTCCACTATCTTTTTTTGATATGAATACTCACGGAGAAATTATGAGCAGACTTACAAACGATGTAGAAAATGTAAGTAGTACTATATCACAATCTACGGTTCAGCTTATGTCAGGAGTAATAACAGTTTTAGGATCTTTTGTAATGATGCTTATATTAAGTCCGTTTCTTACTTTTGTGACTTTAATTACAGTGCCTATGGTTTTTTTATTAACTAAGAGTATAGCAAAAAAAACAAATCCGCTGTTTAAAGATCAACAGATAGAACTTGGAAAACTTAATGGACATATAGAAGAAACAATATCTGGGATTCAAGTAGTAAAAGCTTTTAATCATGGTGAAAAGTGTATAGAGGAGTTTAATAAAATAAATTCTTCCCTATGTGAAGTAGGGTTAAAAGCTCAAATTTGGTCAGGGTTTTTAATGCCAATAATGAATGTAATAAACAATATAGGTTTTGCAGCTGTAGCAGGTGTAGGGGGAGTGTTAGCTTTAAAGAATATTATAACAGTGGGAATTATAGCTAGTTTTTTAAGTTACTCAAGGCAATTTGCAAGACCATTAAATGATATAGCTAGTATATTTAATACACTCCAATCAGCAGCAGCAGGTGCAGAAAGAGTATTTGAAGTGCTAGATGAAAAAGAGGAGTTGGAAGACATTTCTGATGCAAAGGTATTTGAGCATGTAAAAGGACGGGTTAGCTTTGAAAACGTAAGCTTTTGCTATAGAAAAGATGTTAAAATATTAAAAAACATAAGTTTTGATATAAGTCCTGGTACAAAAGTTGCCCTTGTTGGACCTACAGGAGCTGGTAAAACAACTATTGTAAATTTGGTCACCAGATTTTATGATGTATCAGCTGGTAAAATTTTAATTGATGGAGAGGATATAAGAAATTATAAGAGAGATAGTCTTAGAAAATGTTTTGGTATAGTTCTTCAGGATACGTATCTTTTTGCGGGAACAATACTTGAAAATATAAGATATGGTAAGTTAGATGCAGATTTTACTGAAATTAAGCAGGCAGTTAGGTTTGCTAATGCAGAGACATTTATTGAGAAACTTCCACAAAAATATAATACTTTAATTCATGAGGGAGGAAACAATTTAAGTCAAGGCGAAAGACAGCTTATAGCTATATCAAGAGCAATACTTTCAAATCCCGCAATACTTGTTCTAGATGAAGCTACTAGTAATGTGGATACACTAACAGAACTTAAAATAGAGGATGCTATGAATAAACTTATGAAGGGGAGAACTAGTTTTATTATTGCTCATAGATTAAGTACTATTAAAAATTCAGACATTATAATGGTAGTAGATAAGGGAGAAATAGTAGAGAAAGGAAGTCATAAAGATTTAATTAAAAAGAAGAGTATGTACTACAATATGTATAATAACCAATTTTACAGAAAAGAGCCACTATAAAAAATTTTAATACTACTAATAACAACGAATAAGTATTTCTTATAGTCTTTGAATTGCACACTTTTTTAGTGATATATTAAATATAGAAAGATTCAAAAAATATAAAAAATAATGGGGTAGTTATTATGGAGAATAAAGTATTAACTGTATGTCCTTACTGTGGTGCTGGTTGCAGACTGTATTTAGTGGTTGAAGATGGGAAAATTAAGAGAGCTGAGCCTGCTATGGGCAGAACAAATGAGGGAGAGCTTTGTCTTAAAGGTTATTATGGATGGGATTATTTAAATGATCCTAAGCTTTTAACTCCACGTATAAGGAAGCCTAAGATACGAAAAAATGGCAAGTTCGAAGAAGTTACTTGGGATGAAGCTATCAGTTTTACTGCAAAAAGATTGGGAGAAATAAGAGACAAGTATGGCGCTGATTCTATAATGGGTACTGGTTGTTCTAGAGGTCCTGGAAATGAAGCTAACTATATTATGCAAAAATTTATGAGGGCTGTTATTGGAACAAATAATGTGGACAACTGTGCTAGAGTTTGTCATGGACCTTCTGTAGCTGGACTTGCTAAAGTGTTGGGAAATGGTGCAATGTCTAATAGCATTCCTGAAATTGATAATGCAGACTTGGTATTTATTTTTGGGTATAATCCTGCAGAATCTCATCCTATGGTAGCAAGAAGAATAGTTAAGGCAAGACAAAAAGGTGCAAAAATAGTAGTAGTGGACCCTAGGGTAACAGAAAGTGTAAGAATTTCAGATTTATGGCTTCCGATAAAGGGTGGTACTAATATGGCACTTGTAAACGGTTTTGCCAATGTTCTTATTAATGAAGGTTTATACAATAAAGATTATGTAGAAAAATATACAGAAGGATTCAATGAATATATTAAAGTTATAAAGAAATATACACCTGAATATGTAGAAAAAATAGTAAATGTACCAGCAGAAAAGATTAAAAAAGCTATGGAGATGTATGCTTCAGCTAAAAACCCAATGATACTTTATGGTATGGGGGTATGCCAATTTGGTCAAGCTGTAGATGTGGTAAAAGGATTAGCTGGATTGGCACTACTAACAGGAAATTATGGAAGGCCAAGTGTTGGAATAGGCCCTGTAAGAGGACAAAACAACGTACAGGGAGCTTGTGATATGGGAGCACTTCCAAATAATTTTCCAGGATATCAAAGTGTTACGGATAAAAATGTGAGAGAAAAATTTGAAAAAGCTTGGGGCGTAAAAAATCTTCCAGATAAGATTGGATATCATTTGACTGAAGTACCTAAAGCAGTATTGGAGGAACATAAATTAAAGGCATATTATATTATGGGTGAAGATTGTGTTCAAAGCGATCCAAATTCAAATGAAGTAAGGGAGGCTTTGGATGAGCTTGAATTTGTAGTAGTTCAGGACATATTTATGAATAAAACTACATTACATGCAGATGTAATTTTGCCAGCAACTGCCTGGGGAGAACATGAAGGGGTATATAGTGCTGCAGATAGAGGATTGCAAAAGTTTAACAAGGCAGTTGAACCAATTGGTGAAGCAAAACCTGATTGGCAGATAATTTGCGAGTTATCTTCAGCTATGGGATACAAAATGCACTATAATAATACAAAGGAAATATGGGATGAAATGAGAAGCCTTTCACCTAAATTTGCAGGTGCAACTTATGAGAAAATGGAAACTTTAGATGGCGTACTTTGGCCATGTCCTACAGAAGATCATCCAGGAACTCCTGTTTTGTATGAAAACAATGAGTTTAGTACTCCGAGCAAAAAGGGTATTTTATTTGCTTCTGAATGGAGACCTACAGAAGAATCACCGGATGAGAAATATCCACTTAGCTTGTGTACAGTCAGAGAAATAGGACATTACTCTGTAAGGACAATGACGGGAAATTGTCGTGCTTTACAGCAGCTAGAAGACGAACCTGGAAAAATACAGATGAGTATAGAAGATGCGGAAGAACTTGGAATTAAAACAGGAGATTTAGTTAGAGTATCTTCAAAAAGAGGTTCTGTAGTAACAAGGGCAAATGTTACAGATAGAGTTTTAAAAGGAGCTACTTATATGACTTACCAATGGTGGATTGGTGCCTGTAATGAACTTACAGTGGATAATCTGGATCCTATATCAAAAACTCCAGAATATAAATACTGTGCAGTTAAGGTTGAGACAATAGAAGATCAAGATAAAGCTGAAAAGTATATTGATGATACTTATAAAGCTTTGCGTGAAAAGTTGGGTATTGTAACTGCAAATTAACTTTTATCAAGTGATTCTTAGGTTCAGGTGGAGTTTACTTGTAAGGACGACTTTATCCAGCTGAACCTTATTAACAGTATTCTTAGTGTCTTTAGCACTTAGAATACGTTATCCTTTAGGGGGAGAAATTATCCAGGCGCGTAGCAGTACTTATCCCCCATTTTGGTAGAAAAGCAGATATTCCAAATCTTTGATTTGGCGATAGTCGCTTTCGTTGTGTGCGATGGGGGTGTTAGCAATGGTGCGATTGGATAAAAATAGAGCCAAAATTATAAAATTTTAACTTTTGGCTCTATTTTATTGATTATTTTCAATTTTAGCAGTAAAATTAGATAATAATTTAGTATATTTTTAAAAGTTGAAAACAATGAAAAATTCTCTATAATTGGGCACCTGGAGGATTTGGAGTTAGTGGTGCAACCTGCCAATAGTCGATTAATTATAATCGATTATTGGCAGGTTGTATATAAGGGAAAATTTAGATATTTTTAGGGGGCTTTGATTGTGAAGAAATGTATGAAATCAATTGCTGTTACTGGTCTGTTAACTATTATTTTGGGGACAGGCTGTTCAAATTCTTTATCTTCAAATAAAAATGAACCTGTAATTGGTTTTGTTGCCTATGAATTTAATAATACATGGATAACTGAACTTAAGAATGAGATTTATAAGGTATCTAGTGGAAAAGCTAGAGTTGATATTTGGAATGGAGATAATATTCAAACAGTTGAAAATGACAAGATAAATCTCTTTATAAATAGAAAAGTCAATGTACTTGATATAAATCCAGTGGATGTTAATGCTGCAGGGCAGATTATTGAAAAATGTAAAAAAGCAAATATACCTACAGTATTTGTAAATCGCCAGCCTAAAAAAGAAGATATGGAAAAATGGAATAAAGTTTACTATGTAGGTGCTAAAGCAGAGCAATCTGGAACAATACAGGGGCAGATGCTTGTAAATTATTTTAAAGGCCATCCTACTCAAGATGGCACTATTAGATATATTATGCTAAAAGGGGAAACGAGAAATCAAGATGCTGAAAAGAGAACACAATATTCTATAAAAGCTCTTAAAGATTCAGGTTTTAAGGTACAAAAGGTGGCAGAAGATACTGCTATGTGGGATCGTACAAAGGCTCAGGAAAAAATGACCTCGTTTATCTCGTCATATGGCCCCAATTTTGACTGTGTAATAGCAAACAATGATGACATGGCCCTTGGAGCTGTTGATGCCCTAAAAGCAGCTGGATATTTTAATGGAGGAAAATATGTACCTGTAGTAGGTGTAGATGCTACGGCACCGGCAGTTAAAGCTGTTGAAGATGGCACCCTTTTCGGGACTGTTTTAAATGATGCTGCAAAACAGGGAGATGCTGCTTTTGATTTATCATATATACTTTCCAAGGGGAAAATTCCTGATGAAAGTAATTTTAAGTATAAGGTTACAGATGGAAAATACATCTGGATTGATTACAAAATGATTACAAAAGAAAATGTGCAGGATGCAAAATAGGATTATTAATGGGGGAGAGTATTGTGATAAAAAATGTAAAAGTTAAAACTAAAATTTTTGTAGGATTTAGTATTATTTTGATAATGATGTTTTTAGCTACAATAGGTGCTTTTTTTAATTTTAATTGCATTGAAAAATCTACAGATAGAGTTTCAAAAGATGTTATTCCAATAGGCAATATTATGTCCCAAATTAGCAGTGAACTGATAAATGAAGAGTCAGGAGTCAGAGGTTATATTGCAAGCGATGGAGATAACAGATTTCTAGAGTCCTACGATTCAAGTGAAGAAAATATTCAAAAGGATATAAAAAATATAAAAAATTATTATTATGTAGATGGTAATTTAGCCATTACTATAAAAAATGAAGTTATACCAAATATTCAGGTAATAGATAATTATTTTAGAGATCAAATAAACTTAGTTAAGTTGGGAAAAATTCAAATAGCACGAGATAGACTTCAAGATGGAAAAGTATATATGGATGATTATAAATATGTGTATACTAAACTTAGTAATATGATAAATGAAATTACAAATAATGCATGGACACAGACTAAAAATGCAGGCTCTAGAGCAAAATGGATTATGGGTATTATATTCTTAATAAGTATTGCAGCCAGTATTTTTGCAGCAATGAAAATTTCTAATAAAATTGTATTAAGGCTTGATAAGTGTGTAGATTCCCTGGGACAAATAGCTGATGGAAATTTGATAGTTGAACCTATAAAAATAGAGGAAAAGGATGAAATAGGAGAACTGGCTACTTCAATTAATATAATGGCACAAAATTTAAAAAATATTGTAAGACTGGTTCTAAATGTTTCTAATGAGGTAACAGAAGCTTCAGAAGAACTTTATAATAACGCCCATCAGTTAAACGATACTGTAGGACATGTGAATGATGCCATTATCAAGGTGGCTGAAGGAGCTGAAAATCAATCTAAATCTTCAGGAGAAGCATCTGCAGTAGTTGAGCAAATTTCCGCAAGTTCTGAGGAAGTGGCTGCTAATTCTCAGGAAGTAGCAAATGCTGCAAGTAATGCATCTTCAGCAGCTAAAAAAGGCAGTGATGTTATATTACAGGCTGTTAGCCAGATGGAATCTATTAAAAATTCAACGGAAATAGTAAAAGATTCAGTGGAAAAGCTTAATCGTGATTCTATGGCTATTGGAGAAATTGTAAATACTATTTCAGATATTGCAGATCAAACTAA contains:
- a CDS encoding zinc finger containing protein, which gives rise to MRNFLNKLSYYFRESYGIDKLSTHLYIGGIVLSLFRRTATLGFVFFIYSTWRCLSRNKYRRYKELEAYENFISPLAKRFSGFTYSMNNHKQYKIFKCPNCSQKLRVPRHKGKITITCKNCGTSFKRKS
- the fdhF gene encoding formate dehydrogenase subunit alpha, whose translation is MENKVLTVCPYCGAGCRLYLVVEDGKIKRAEPAMGRTNEGELCLKGYYGWDYLNDPKLLTPRIRKPKIRKNGKFEEVTWDEAISFTAKRLGEIRDKYGADSIMGTGCSRGPGNEANYIMQKFMRAVIGTNNVDNCARVCHGPSVAGLAKVLGNGAMSNSIPEIDNADLVFIFGYNPAESHPMVARRIVKARQKGAKIVVVDPRVTESVRISDLWLPIKGGTNMALVNGFANVLINEGLYNKDYVEKYTEGFNEYIKVIKKYTPEYVEKIVNVPAEKIKKAMEMYASAKNPMILYGMGVCQFGQAVDVVKGLAGLALLTGNYGRPSVGIGPVRGQNNVQGACDMGALPNNFPGYQSVTDKNVREKFEKAWGVKNLPDKIGYHLTEVPKAVLEEHKLKAYYIMGEDCVQSDPNSNEVREALDELEFVVVQDIFMNKTTLHADVILPATAWGEHEGVYSAADRGLQKFNKAVEPIGEAKPDWQIICELSSAMGYKMHYNNTKEIWDEMRSLSPKFAGATYEKMETLDGVLWPCPTEDHPGTPVLYENNEFSTPSKKGILFASEWRPTEESPDEKYPLSLCTVREIGHYSVRTMTGNCRALQQLEDEPGKIQMSIEDAEELGIKTGDLVRVSSKRGSVVTRANVTDRVLKGATYMTYQWWIGACNELTVDNLDPISKTPEYKYCAVKVETIEDQDKAEKYIDDTYKALREKLGIVTAN
- a CDS encoding methyl-accepting chemotaxis protein — its product is MIKNVKVKTKIFVGFSIILIMMFLATIGAFFNFNCIEKSTDRVSKDVIPIGNIMSQISSELINEESGVRGYIASDGDNRFLESYDSSEENIQKDIKNIKNYYYVDGNLAITIKNEVIPNIQVIDNYFRDQINLVKLGKIQIARDRLQDGKVYMDDYKYVYTKLSNMINEITNNAWTQTKNAGSRAKWIMGIIFLISIAASIFAAMKISNKIVLRLDKCVDSLGQIADGNLIVEPIKIEEKDEIGELATSINIMAQNLKNIVRLVLNVSNEVTEASEELYNNAHQLNDTVGHVNDAIIKVAEGAENQSKSSGEASAVVEQISASSEEVAANSQEVANAASNASSAAKKGSDVILQAVSQMESIKNSTEIVKDSVEKLNRDSMAIGEIVNTISDIADQTNLLALNASIEAARAGEQGKGFSVVAEEVRELAEESGESADKIAKLIQQVKENIQGATVSMKSSMDNVNDGTKVVNNAGNSFNEILKLVNDVSLQIQSTSETLQQLAEGSEQIVLNVETIDRISKDTASQSQTVSGETEELYAFMEEITSSSQNLANLSEQLKRAVNKFKI
- a CDS encoding ABC transporter ATP-binding protein → MGKYDRNNITVPLGARKRGRGRRLGPVEKPKNLRKTILRLWKYFGSERKLLVIILISVIIDSVVGLIGPYLIGRAIDAMSESYGKVNFNMLWIMIMLLLLTYVVDAILTFFQGWIMSGVAQRIIMGLRKNLFGKLQKLPLSFFDMNTHGEIMSRLTNDVENVSSTISQSTVQLMSGVITVLGSFVMMLILSPFLTFVTLITVPMVFLLTKSIAKKTNPLFKDQQIELGKLNGHIEETISGIQVVKAFNHGEKCIEEFNKINSSLCEVGLKAQIWSGFLMPIMNVINNIGFAAVAGVGGVLALKNIITVGIIASFLSYSRQFARPLNDIASIFNTLQSAAAGAERVFEVLDEKEELEDISDAKVFEHVKGRVSFENVSFCYRKDVKILKNISFDISPGTKVALVGPTGAGKTTIVNLVTRFYDVSAGKILIDGEDIRNYKRDSLRKCFGIVLQDTYLFAGTILENIRYGKLDADFTEIKQAVRFANAETFIEKLPQKYNTLIHEGGNNLSQGERQLIAISRAILSNPAILVLDEATSNVDTLTELKIEDAMNKLMKGRTSFIIAHRLSTIKNSDIIMVVDKGEIVEKGSHKDLIKKKSMYYNMYNNQFYRKEPL
- a CDS encoding galactose ABC transporter substrate-binding protein: MKKCMKSIAVTGLLTIILGTGCSNSLSSNKNEPVIGFVAYEFNNTWITELKNEIYKVSSGKARVDIWNGDNIQTVENDKINLFINRKVNVLDINPVDVNAAGQIIEKCKKANIPTVFVNRQPKKEDMEKWNKVYYVGAKAEQSGTIQGQMLVNYFKGHPTQDGTIRYIMLKGETRNQDAEKRTQYSIKALKDSGFKVQKVAEDTAMWDRTKAQEKMTSFISSYGPNFDCVIANNDDMALGAVDALKAAGYFNGGKYVPVVGVDATAPAVKAVEDGTLFGTVLNDAAKQGDAAFDLSYILSKGKIPDESNFKYKVTDGKYIWIDYKMITKENVQDAK
- a CDS encoding ABC transporter ATP-binding protein; this encodes MKKYIHKYWKGFCLAIFCLAVEAMCDLIQPTIMSKIVDIGVANKNMDYIVKHGFIMLTVTGLGALGASGRNILSGSVSQKFSRDLRADLFKKIQSFSLNSIDKFKSSSLITRLTNDVTQVQNFVNGLMRIFVKAPIVCIGSIIMASKLNLHLAVILFIIIPIIVLLIFLNMKIGYPYFMKVQVSLDKINSVMREYLSGVRVVKAFNRFNYESEKFEIANKNLGKLTTTAMRIMSLFSPGRNLVINIGIVCVLWIGGKYVEAGDIQVGKIIAFTNYMTQILFSIMMISAVFNVFARSKASAVRIFEVLDEENDVELNEVSTNFTEKGRIDFENVCFSYSDGHQVINNISFTCMPGETIGIVGPTGSGKSSLVHLIPRFYNVTSGTIKIDGVNVHNIDEKALMDKIALVPQKTTLFTGTVFENIRWGKKNASLEEVKKVCEIAEVNEFIDRFPEKYDTKIGQEGINFSGGQKQRISIARALIKSPEVLIFDDCTSALDAVTEAKIRENLRKGLENLTCIIISQKISSIMWADKILVIDGGKLIGIGKHDELVKTCKTYEDILISQFGKENI